One genomic segment of Candidatus Binatia bacterium includes these proteins:
- a CDS encoding SDR family NAD(P)-dependent oxidoreductase — protein sequence MILQGKVALITGAARGIGRATALVLAEEGADVGLVDILSEVEETAAAIVKLGRRSAAAVFDISDAAQIHLGVETIRKALGPIDVLVNNAGIVNNIAPLARMSSEAWQRELAVNLSGAFNMIQEVIGDMAARQWGRIINVSSVAALGGLHNQVGYAASKAGLLGLTKTVTLEYARAGITCNAILPGLIGTELVNAMPAEIRDGAVAAIPCRRLGGTTEVAHLIAFLVSDRAAFINGAEIPIDGGLRLNTSSLGSRREVAESRKPG from the coding sequence GTGATCCTTCAGGGCAAGGTGGCGCTGATTACGGGTGCCGCCAGAGGAATCGGCCGCGCCACGGCGCTGGTCCTGGCGGAAGAAGGCGCCGACGTTGGGCTGGTGGACATCCTGTCGGAGGTCGAGGAAACCGCCGCGGCCATCGTGAAGCTGGGCCGCCGCTCCGCCGCCGCCGTGTTCGACATCAGCGACGCCGCACAAATCCACCTCGGCGTCGAGACGATTCGGAAGGCATTGGGGCCGATCGATGTGCTGGTGAACAATGCCGGCATCGTCAACAACATCGCGCCGCTGGCGCGCATGAGCAGCGAGGCCTGGCAGCGGGAGCTGGCCGTGAACCTTTCGGGCGCCTTCAACATGATCCAGGAAGTCATTGGCGACATGGCAGCGAGGCAGTGGGGCCGGATCATCAACGTCTCGTCGGTGGCGGCGCTGGGAGGCCTCCACAATCAAGTGGGCTACGCAGCCAGCAAAGCGGGTTTGCTCGGTCTCACGAAGACGGTGACGCTCGAGTACGCGCGTGCCGGCATTACTTGCAATGCTATCTTGCCGGGGTTGATCGGCACCGAACTGGTCAACGCCATGCCGGCTGAAATCCGTGACGGCGCCGTGGCTGCCATCCCCTGCCGCCGCTTGGGCGGCACGACGGAAGTCGCGCATCTGATCGCGTTCCTGGTTTCCGATCGGGCCGCGTTCATCAACGGCGCGGAGATCCCCATCGACGGCGGACTGCGCCTGAACACCAGCTCGCTGGGCAGCCGCCGCGAAGTCGCCGAAAGCCGCAAGCCCGGATGA